A genomic region of Papaver somniferum cultivar HN1 chromosome 7, ASM357369v1, whole genome shotgun sequence contains the following coding sequences:
- the LOC113293478 gene encoding methyltransferase-like protein 22 isoform X1, with protein MEDERLSSTSSTDDENPSSKPSNRGDHNDHELVMSEVHLGCPPNFSGPYVSHFTFPFPPPEVKKQSVVMNVEEKLSCQMMNLDEDGDLVLPRRSKQWNNVGMTIQHSITSSIPSVGLQVWKAELVLADFLLNSMFSSSDFDGVVAVELGAGTGLLGILLARVAKTVFLTDHGEEVLKNCALNVHRNLEAFKDHATSVFVREVDCFNSWPPEVEQCHSSDERFSWTPSEVEEAEGASLLLAADVIYNDDLTDALFGTLQKLMSRGSTKVLYLALEKRYNFSLNDLDVVANGYSRFKSYLKDDTECSSLENSKSLCFVGKLIDLTDIPQYVREYDRGNDVEIWQIRYVSPSNSTS; from the exons ATGGAAGACGAAAGattatcatcaacatcatcaacagatgatGAAAACCCATCATCAAAACCATCTAATAGAGGAGATCACAATGATCATGAATTGGTAATGAGTGAAGTTCATCTTGGTTGCCCTCCTAATTTCTCTGGTCCTTACGTTTCTCACTTCACCTTCCCTTTCCCACCACCAG AGGTGAAAAAACAAAGTGTTGTCATGAATGTTGAAGAAAAATTGTCATGTCAAATGATGAATTTAGATGAAGATGGTGATCTCGTTCTACCTAGACGTTCCA AACAGTGGAATAATGTTGGAATGACTATCCAGCATAGTATCACATCATCAATTCCAAGTGTTGGATTGCAG GTGTGGAAAGCAGAACTTGTATTGGCTGATTTTTTGTTGAATAGTATGTTCTCTTCATCCGACTTTGACGGAGTTGTTGCTGTAGAACTTGGTGCTGGAACAG GGTTGCTTGGTATACTACTGGCACGTGTTGCTAAGACTGTTTTCTTAACAG ACCATGGTGAAGAAGTACTCAAGAACTGTGCGCTGAATGTTCACCGGAACTTGGAAGCTTTTAAAGATCATGCAACTTCAGTATTTGTACGTGAAGTTGATTGCTTTAATTCGTGGCCACCAGAAGTTGAACAATGTCATTCATCTGATGAAAG ATTTTCATGGACCCCATCAGAAGTTGAGGAAGCTGAGGGAGCTTCATTGCTCTTAGCTGCTGATGTAATTTATAATGATGATCTGACTGATGCGTTGTTCGGCACGTTGCAGAAACTGATGTCACGAGGATCCACCAAG GTGTTATATTTAGCTCTGGAAAAACGGTACAACTTCAGTCTCAATGACCTTGACGTCGTTGCAAACGGGTATTCGCGTTTTAAAAGTTATCTGAAGGATGACACAG AATGCAGTTCACTCGAGAACAGTAAATCGCTCTGTTTTGTTGGTAAACTTATCGATCTCACAGATATTCCGCAGTATGTGAGGGAATACGATAGAGGAAATGATGTAGAAATTTGGCAGATCAGATACGTCTCACCTAGCAATTCAACTAGTTAA
- the LOC113293478 gene encoding methyltransferase-like protein 22 isoform X2, translated as MEDERLSSTSSTDDENPSSKPSNRGDHNDHELVMSEVHLGCPPNFSGPYVSHFTFPFPPPEVKKQSVVMNVEEKLSCQMMNLDEDGDLVLPRRSKQWNNVGMTIQHSITSSIPSVGLQVWKAELVLADFLLNSMFSSSDFDGVVAVELGAGTDHGEEVLKNCALNVHRNLEAFKDHATSVFVREVDCFNSWPPEVEQCHSSDERFSWTPSEVEEAEGASLLLAADVIYNDDLTDALFGTLQKLMSRGSTKVLYLALEKRYNFSLNDLDVVANGYSRFKSYLKDDTECSSLENSKSLCFVGKLIDLTDIPQYVREYDRGNDVEIWQIRYVSPSNSTS; from the exons ATGGAAGACGAAAGattatcatcaacatcatcaacagatgatGAAAACCCATCATCAAAACCATCTAATAGAGGAGATCACAATGATCATGAATTGGTAATGAGTGAAGTTCATCTTGGTTGCCCTCCTAATTTCTCTGGTCCTTACGTTTCTCACTTCACCTTCCCTTTCCCACCACCAG AGGTGAAAAAACAAAGTGTTGTCATGAATGTTGAAGAAAAATTGTCATGTCAAATGATGAATTTAGATGAAGATGGTGATCTCGTTCTACCTAGACGTTCCA AACAGTGGAATAATGTTGGAATGACTATCCAGCATAGTATCACATCATCAATTCCAAGTGTTGGATTGCAG GTGTGGAAAGCAGAACTTGTATTGGCTGATTTTTTGTTGAATAGTATGTTCTCTTCATCCGACTTTGACGGAGTTGTTGCTGTAGAACTTGGTGCTGGAACAG ACCATGGTGAAGAAGTACTCAAGAACTGTGCGCTGAATGTTCACCGGAACTTGGAAGCTTTTAAAGATCATGCAACTTCAGTATTTGTACGTGAAGTTGATTGCTTTAATTCGTGGCCACCAGAAGTTGAACAATGTCATTCATCTGATGAAAG ATTTTCATGGACCCCATCAGAAGTTGAGGAAGCTGAGGGAGCTTCATTGCTCTTAGCTGCTGATGTAATTTATAATGATGATCTGACTGATGCGTTGTTCGGCACGTTGCAGAAACTGATGTCACGAGGATCCACCAAG GTGTTATATTTAGCTCTGGAAAAACGGTACAACTTCAGTCTCAATGACCTTGACGTCGTTGCAAACGGGTATTCGCGTTTTAAAAGTTATCTGAAGGATGACACAG AATGCAGTTCACTCGAGAACAGTAAATCGCTCTGTTTTGTTGGTAAACTTATCGATCTCACAGATATTCCGCAGTATGTGAGGGAATACGATAGAGGAAATGATGTAGAAATTTGGCAGATCAGATACGTCTCACCTAGCAATTCAACTAGTTAA